In Acidimicrobiales bacterium, the sequence CCTTCGCCGACCTGGTGACCCGCCGTCGCACCAGCAAGCTGGTCGACCGCGGGCAGGGGGTGCCCGCCGAGCTGGTGCTGCGACTGTGTCGGCTGGCGACCTGGGCGCCGAACCACAAGAAGACGTGGCCGTGGCGGTTCTCGGTCCTCACCGGCGAGGCCCGCTCCCGTCTCGGCGAGCTGACCGCCCAGCAGCTCATCGACGAAGGGGTCGACGCCGAAGCCAAGCTCGACAAGGCCCGCACGAAGTTCCTGCGGGCACCGACGATCCTCCTGGTCGCCGCCCGCCCCGACGACGATCCCGAGCTCGACGTGGAGAACCTGCACGCCGTCGCCGCGGGGGTCCAGAACCTGCTCCTCGGGGCCACCGCCGCCGGGCTGGCCTCGTTCTGGGCGTCGGGTGCGCCGCTGCGATCCGACGCCATCAAGGAGCTGTGCGGATTCGATCCACAGGATCGCATGGTCGGGCTCATCTACCTCGGCTGGCCGACCGGCGACGTCGAACCGCCCCAGCGTCCCGACCCCGACGTGACCTTCCTCGACTCCTGACCGATCTCATCTGCTGCCCCGCTGGACCCGTTGGCGTCGGTGCCACTTCACCTCGACCCTGCAACCGGGGGCGGTAGCGTCTCGGGTCATGAGCAAGCTGAAGACCCTAGGAGCGCTGGCCAAGACGGGCGTGCTCAAGCCGATCCGGCCCGACAAGGTCGTGAGGATGGGCAGGGCGGCCAAGAAGTTCGGCTCGTCGCCCGCCACGCCCATCGCCATGGCGGCCCAGCGCTATCCCAAGCGCACGGCGATCATCGACGCCGAGGGCACCCTCACCTGGGGCGAGGTCGACCGCCGCACCGATCGCATCACCCGTGCGTTGCGCGACGACGGCATCGACGCCGACGAGGTCATGGGCATTCTCTGCCGGAACCACCGCGGCTTCGTCGAGGCGCTCACCGTCGCCGGCAAGCTCGGCACCGACGCCGTGCTGCTCAACACCGGGTTCTCCGGCCCCCAGCTCGGCGAGGTCGCCCGCCGCGAGGGCGTCACCGTGCTGGTGCACGACCAGAGCTTCGCCGACGAGGTCGCGGCATCGGGCCTGGACGACGAGATCCGCCGCTACCGCACCTGGACTGGTGCCGGCACCGACGCGGACGGGGGCGACGGCGCCGCCTCGTTCGACGCGCTCGCCGAGACCGGCGTCGACACCCCGGTCGACGCCCCGGCCAGCCACAGCGCGGTGGTGATCCTCAGCTCGGGCACCACCGGCACCCCCAAGGGGGCCAAGCGCAGCATCGACCGCGAGAAGGCCAAGGCGTCGATGCAGGCCAACCTGGCGGTGCTGACCCGCATCCCGGTGCGCTCCGGCGCCGCCACCTTGATCTCGGCGCCGCTGTTTCACACCTGGGGGTTCACCAACCTGCTGGTCGCCTCGATGATGGCGGCCCCCATGGTCCTGCGCGAGCGGTTCGACCCGGCCGATGCCGTCGAGACGATGGCTCGCGAGCAGGTGCGCACCTTCGTGGCCGTGCCCGCCATGCTGCAGCGCATCCTCGACCTCCCCGAAGAGCGGCTGCGCGGCCACGACACGTCGAGCCTCGAGGTGGTGGCGCTGTCCGGTTCGGCCCTGCCCGGTGGCCTGGCCACGCGCTGGATGGACGTGTTCGGCGACAACATCTACAGCCTCTACGGGTCGACCGAGGTCGCGGCGGTGGCCATCGCCGATCCCGGCGACTTGCGAGTTGCCCCCGACACCGCCGGCCCACCGTTGCCGGGGATCGACGTCCGGCTGCTCGATGAGGACGGTGACGAGGTCCCCCATGGCGAGACCGGGCGCATCTTCGTGCGCAGCGGCATGCTCTTCGACGGCTACACCAGCGGTGGCTCCAAGGCGGTCGTCGACGGGTACATGAGCACCGGCGACCTCGGTCACTTCGACGACGACGGCCGCCTCTACGTCGACGGTCGCGAGGACGACATGATCGTCTCGGGTGGCGAGAACGTCTACCCCCAGGAGGTCGAGGAGGTCATCCTCGAGCACGAGACCATCAGCGATGCCGTCGTGTTCGGCGTTCCCGACGACGAGTTCGGGCAGCGCCTGGTGGCGGTGGTGGTCGCCGCGTCGGGCGCCGATCCCACCGAGGCCGACATCAAGGACTGGGTCCGGTCGAACCTGGCCCGCTACAAGGTGCCCCGCGAAGTGCGGTTCCGCGACGAGCTGCCCCGCAACCCCACCGGCAAGCTGCTGCGCCGGGTCCTGATCGATGAGGAGGGCTGAACCGACCGATCACGGTCGACCTCGGTCACCGCCGCCGACGGGGGGCCGGGGCCGGCCAGTATCGGGGATCGACCTCATCGTCGGGCTCGAGCGGGCGCATCAACAGGTCGATGGCGCTCCACGACGTGCGGGACCAGGGGAAGAACACCAGCGGCGTGACCGCGGCGACGGTGACGGTGATCGCGATGAGCGGACCCGCCGGCGGGTCGGGCATCGTCGCCGCGACGCCGACCACGACCGCCAGCAGCAGCGCACCGAAGCTTACGATGGTGTTGATGCCCAGCGCCCCGATCCAGTGTCCCTCCACCCGGTCGAAGCGGAACCCGCAGGTGGGGCAGTGCTCGACCATGGTGAACCACCGGGGAAACAGGCCGCCGCCGCCACAGACCGGGCACCGACGCTTCGCGGCGCGCAACAGCACCCTCGACACGGTCAGCGGGGGCATCGGCTCCGAAAGCGGTCCAGGGTGGTCGTGCACCCGTCCAGTATCGCCGCGTTCGGTCCGGTACCGTCGCCGCGGCAGAGATGACCGGTCAGGGGGGATGTGGACCATGGCAGAGATGGCGATCGGGACGGCCGTGGGCTGGCTCGCCGAACGCGATCCCGACCGACCGGCGGTCACCCACGAGGGCCGAACCGTCACCCGCGCCGAGCTCGACCGCCGCACCAACCGCCTGGCCCGCGCCTACGCCGAGCTGGGTGTCGGCCAGGACGACCTGGTCACCGTCGGGCTGCCCAACGGGATCGAGTTCTACGAGGCCTGCATCGCCGCGTGGAAGCTGGGCGCGACACCGCAGCCGATCTCGGCCCGGCTGCCGGTGCGCGAGCGCGAGGCGATCGTCGAGCTGGCCGACCCGCCGATCGTGGTCGGGGTCGAGCCCGGATCCCACGGCGAACGCAGATGCCTGCCCATCGGCTTCGAGCCGTCCCAGAACCTCGACGACGGTCCGCTTCCCGAACGCACCGCCGCGGCCTACAAGGCGCCCACCTCGGGTGGCAGTACCGGACGCCCCAAGATCATCGTGTCGGGCCAGGCGGGGGTGGTCGACCCCGAGGCGACTCGGCCCTTCGGCGCGTCGCTCGACGGGGTCCAGCTCGTGCCCGGCCCGCTCTATCACAACGCCCCGTTCGTGTTCTCCATGAGCGGGCTCTTCACCGGCAACCACCTGGTGGTGATGACCCGCTTCGACCCTGCGCTGACCCTCGAGCTGGTGGAGCGACACCGGGTCGACTGGATGTTGCTGGTGCCGACGATGATGCACCGGATCTGGCGGCTCCCCGACGACGAGAAGCTCGATCGTGACGTCTCGTCGATCAACGGCATCCTCCACCTGGGTGCACCGTGTCCGCCCTGGCTCAAGCAGGCCTGGATCGACTGGCTCGGGCCCGACCGGATCTGGGAGCTCTACGCCGGGACCGAGGCCCAGGGGGTCACCACCATCAGCGGCCAGGAGTGGCTCGACCATCCGGGATCGGTCGGCAGGATCCGCGAGGACACCATGAAGATCTGCGATCCCGACGGCAACGAGCTGGCGCCGGGCGAGGTGGGCGAGCTCTGGATGAAGGTGCCCGAGGACCGGCCCACCTACCGCTACATCGGCGCCTCCGCCCGCCATCGCGACGGGTGGGAGTCGCTCGGCGACATGGGCTCGATCGATGCCGACGGCTACCTCTACCTCGCCGACCGGTTGAGCGACATGGTCCTCTCCGGAGGGTCGAACATCTACCCCGCGGAGGTCGAAGCAGCCCTCGATGAGCACCCGGCGGTGTCATCGTGTGCGGTCATCGGGCTTCCCGACGACGAGATGGGCAACGTCGTGCACGCGGTCGTGCACCTGCATCCCGGCCACGAGGGGATCAGCGACGACGAGCTGGCGGAGTTCCTCGCCGAGCGACTCGTCCGCTACAAGATCCCCCGTTCGTTCGAGCGGGTGGACGCTCCGGTGCGCGACGATGCCGGGAAGGTCCGCCGGTCGGCGCTTCGCGAGGAGCGGCTGTGACATTCGACCCTTGCCGGGACCCAGGCCCCACCGCATGGTGGACGAAGAGGAGGTTGTCATGATCGACCAGGTGATCGTGCCGCTGGACGGTTCCGAGCACGCGGACCGTGCCCTGCGCCCCGCCATCGAGGTGGCGCGCCGGCTCGGCGCTTCGGTCTCGTTGTTGCGGGCCATCCACCCCGACGACGTCGAGGTCGCCAAGACCGAGCTGAGCGAGCGTCGCGACGAGCACGAACCCCCCGGGTGCGAGCTGATCATCGACACCATGAACGGTCCCGTCGGAGCGATCGCCAGCGCGATCGACGAACACCCCGACTCGCTGGTGTGCATGACCACCCACGGCCGCAGCGGCCTCACCCGGGCACTGCTCGGGTCGGTGGCCGAGGAAGCGCTGCGCGAGGTCGACGTCCCCTTCCTGCTGGTGGGCCCGGGGTACGTGCCCGGAACCGGGCTGGGGTCCTGCGTGATCGTCCCCGTCGACGGCAGCCAGCGGTCCCAAGCGGTCCTGCCCGTCGCCGCCGACTGGTCGACCCGCCTCGAGGTGCCGCTGTGGGTCGTGACCGTCGTCGATCCCGCCAAGGTCGAGAAGGTGAAGGTCGACGGCGGCGACCTCCAGGAGGACGGGTACGTGCACCGCCTGGCCGCCTCGCTGCCCGCCACCGGCCAGGAGCGCGACTGGGAGGTCCTCCACAGCGCCGACCCGGCCGAGGGGATCACCGAGTTCGTCGAGGCACGCAACGGCGGGCTGATCGTCATGGCCACCCACGGCCGTTCCGGGCTCGCCCGCGTCGCACTCGGCAGCGTGGCCAGCCGCGTCGTGCGCGACCACCAGGGCCTCAGCCTCGTCGTCCGTCCCTCAGGCCTCGACGACGGCTGACCGTCGGGAGATCCAGCCACCCCACATCGGAGCCAACCATGATGCTGATCGACAACCGCACCGGGCTCGAGGTCCTCGACCGCGACGAGTGCTTCCGATTGCTGGGGCTCAACGGGGTGGGCCGCATCGCGGTGGTCGACGGCGGCCATCCGGTGATCCTTCCCGTCAACTACGTGGTGGACGCTGAGCGGGTCCTCTTCCGAACCGCGCCGGGCACCAAGCTCGATTCCGCGGTGCGCACCCAGCGCGTGGCCTTCCAGATCGACAACGCCGACCCGATGTATCACACCGGGTGGAGCGTGCTGGTGATCGGCCGCTGCGAGGAGATCACCGATCCGGCGCGACGGGCCGAGATCGAACAGCTCCCGCTGCGCTCCTGGGCCCAGGGTGCCAAGGACCACATCGTGGCCATCGCCGCCGAGGAGGTGTCGGGGCGCCGGGTCGTGCACGTGGCGGAGCGCCGGTAGCGACCACCGGGCAGCCGGCCGCGGGGGTCGGGACGGTCAGGAACCGGCGAGGACGACCTCGACGTCGAGGTCGAGGGAACCGGCGAGCAGCTCGGCCCGCTCGTTCGCGGAGTAGATCTCGAGCGACGGGTCCGACTCGTCCACCGGGATGGCGACGATGCGCAGCGTCCCGGTGTCGGGATCGACATCGGCGGAGACGTCGCGGATCACCAGCGAGTGCGACCGGTCGAGCCCGATGGCCACCCGCAGCAGTCCCGCCAGCACCGACACCGCAGGGCGGTCGGCGTCATCGAGGCCAGCCCACTCGGGATGCTTGGGCTTGGGAGCGCTCTTGCGGTGGTAGCGGGCGATCAGCGCGATCAGCTCGATCTCGTGGTCGGTGAACCCCAGCAGCTGCTCGCTGTTGCGGATCACGTAGTAGGAGTGCTTGTGGTGGGCCGAGTGGTTGATGAACAGGCCGACGTTGTGCAACAGGCCTGCCGCCTCCAACAGCTCGCGATGGTGGTCGTCGAGACCGTGGAGGTCGCGGGTCTCGTCGAAGAGGCCGAGGGCGAGCTCGGTGAGGTGCTCGCTGTGCTCGCGGTCGGGGTCGAGCGCGGCCACGTGCAGGACGCTGGTGCGTCGGAGATCGGACAGGTGGTGCAGCGAGCTCCCCCTGACCTGGTGCAACCGGTCGAGCAGGACCCCTTCACGCAAGGCGAAGTTCGAGACGAGGAGCGACTCGACGCCCATCGCCGCGGCCACCTGTTCGAGGACGATGGCGCCGGCGACGATGATGTCGGCCCGCTTGGCGTCCATGCCCGGCAGCTTCGCCCGCTCGTCCACCGTGGGCACCGACACGAGCAGATCGATCACCCCGGCCAGCTCGTCGGTGGTGAACTCGATGTTGCTGACCGACCGTGGGCGATCGCTCCCGCGCCGGGCGACCGCCATGGTCGCCAGCGTCTCGATCGTCCCCGACGATCCCGCCGCCACGTCGAAGCCGTGGACTCCCAGGTCGTGGACCGCGGGCCCGAGGAACGCACGCACGTACTGGCGGCAGGCGGCCACCTGGCTGGGCCCGGTCTCGTCGCCGGCGAAGAAGCGGTCGGTCAGACGGATGGCCCCCAGCTTGAGACTGCGGGCGTCGATCGTTCGGCCCTGCTCGCCGATCACCAGCTCGGTGCTCCCGCCGCCGATGTCGACCACCAGCAGGCGTTGATCGAACACGGGCAGGGCGTGGAGCACCCCGATGTGGATGAGACGCGCCTCTTCCACACCCGAGATGATCTCCACCTCGATCCCGGCCTCCTCCCGTGCTCGCCGGATGAACACCTCGTGGTTGTCGGCCTCGCGCACGGCGCTGGTGGCAACCGCGGTGATGTCGGCGGCCCAGATGTCGGCCAGCTGACCGAACCGGCGGAGCGCGGCGATGCCGCGGTCGATGGCGGCGTCGCTCAGCTCGCGCATGTCGTTCGCGCCGTGGCCGAGTCGGACGACCTCCTTCTCCTGGGCCAGGACCTCGAACCGCTGATCGGCAGTCGAGCGGGCGACGAGCAGGTGCACCGAGTTGGTGCCGATGTCGATGGCCGCGTGGGCCCGACCGTCGACGGGATCGTCCCGGTCGGCGTCGCCGGTCGCCTCGTCCGGACCGGCGACGACTGTGGGGTGGTTGGGCGAGGGTGGGCTGGTCACCGGGCGTCCTCGCGAAGCCTCCAGCGCCGGTCGACGGTGAGGGGAGTGCCGTCGGCCTCGACCCGACCGGTGGAGACGAGGTGGACGAGGTGAGCGAGCACCGATCGTGCGGCTGCGGGGTGCAGCTTCTCGTCGACGTCGGCGTAGAGCACGGCGACGATGTCGTCGATGTGGTCGTCGCCGGCGGCCAGGCGCTCGAGGATCTGGCGGGTGCGCTCCTCGCGGTGGGCGATCAGCGCGCGGACGAAGGGCTTCGGCTCGGTGATCGGTGGACCGTGGGTGGGCCAGTAGATCTCGTCGTCGCGGTCGAGCAGACGACCCAGGTTGGTCAGGTAGTCGCCGAGGTCGCCGTCGGGCGAGGGGATCACCGACGTCGACCAGCCCATCACGTGGTCGCCGGTGAACAGTGCCCGCTCCTCGGCGAGCGCGAAGCACAGGTGGTTGGAGATGTGCCCAGGCGTGTGCAGGGCTTCGATCGTCCAGCCGTCGCCCTCGATGATCGCTCCGTCGGTGGTGACGACATCGGGCACGAAATCGAGGTCGGATCGCTCCTCCTGCGGGGGGTCGCCGTCGGCGGTGTCGCGCCGGCGGTCGGCCTCGGGATGGGGGCCGAACCCGTAGGTCGGGGCCCGGGTGAGCTCCCTGAGTGCCGCGGCGGCGGGGGAGTGGTCGCCGTGGGTGTGGGTGATGAGGATGTGGGTCACCGACTCGCCGTCGAGTGCCCGCTGGAGGGCCTCGATGTGGGCGGGTTGGTCGGGGCCGGGGTCGATCACCGCCACGTTGCGGTGACCGACGATGTAGGTGCCCGTGCCGGTGAAGGTGAAGGGCCCGGGGTTCTCGGCCACGACGCGACGGATGAGGGGGGACACCTGGTCGACCCTCCCGTAGTCCACGGAGAAGTCCCGGTCGAAGGGCACAGCCACGTCCATCACCCTACGGCCTCGAGGTCCCGGGTCGAGGTGACGGGGTGCGGAGGTGCGTGCCGCGTACCCTGGTGGTGGTGAGGCTCCATCCTTCGAACGCGCTCCACGTCCGGGGCTCGGCCCTACGGGTCGTCGCCGCGCTGGCCGCGCTCGCGGCCCCGACGTTGCTCGTGGGAGGCCTGGCCGGATGCGGCGAGTTCCAGCCGATCGAGTACACCCGGGCCAGCACCACGACGATCGACCCCGCCGAGGATCCTTCGGACCCGGCCGTGGTCGGCGACGAGCCCCCGGAGATGCGCAGCGCCCGCTACACCGTCGAGCCCGGCGACAGCCTCAGCAGCATCGCGACCGAGCTCGGGGTCAACATCGACGTCCTCATGGCCGTCAACAACATCACCGACCCCAACGCGCTGGAGGCCGGGGTCATCCTCCGCGTGCCCGGTCCGAACGACACCGCTCCGGCACCCTGGCAACAGGAGGAGCAGGGCACCCGGTGATCGATCTGCGGTCCGACACCGTCACCCGGCCCACGGCGGCGATGCGCCGAGCGATGGCCGAGGCCGAGGTGGGCGACGACGTCTTCGGCGACGATCCCACCGTCAACCGCCTCCAGGACCTGGCCGCTGAGATCCTCGGCACCGAGGCAGCGCTGTATGTGCCGAGTGGAACCCAGAGCAACCTCGTCGCTCTCCTGACCCATTGCGGCCGAGGCGACGAGTACATCGTCGGCCAGCCGGCGCACACCTACCGGTTCGAAGGTGGCGGCGCGGCGGTGCTCGGCGGGATCCAGCCCCAACCGATCGAGGTCGAACCCGACGGCACCCTCGCCACCGGCCGCATCGAAGCCAACGCCAAACCGATCGACGACCACTTCGCCCGCACCCGTCTGGTGGCCATCGAGAACACCATCGGCGGCCGCGCCCTGCCCATGGGGTACCTGCCGGAGGTGAGCGCCTGTGCCAGCCGGCTCGGCCTCGGC encodes:
- a CDS encoding nitroreductase, with product MDRNAPLHSAPNELAGLSELATFADLVTRRRTSKLVDRGQGVPAELVLRLCRLATWAPNHKKTWPWRFSVLTGEARSRLGELTAQQLIDEGVDAEAKLDKARTKFLRAPTILLVAARPDDDPELDVENLHAVAAGVQNLLLGATAAGLASFWASGAPLRSDAIKELCGFDPQDRMVGLIYLGWPTGDVEPPQRPDPDVTFLDS
- a CDS encoding AMP-binding protein, yielding MSKLKTLGALAKTGVLKPIRPDKVVRMGRAAKKFGSSPATPIAMAAQRYPKRTAIIDAEGTLTWGEVDRRTDRITRALRDDGIDADEVMGILCRNHRGFVEALTVAGKLGTDAVLLNTGFSGPQLGEVARREGVTVLVHDQSFADEVAASGLDDEIRRYRTWTGAGTDADGGDGAASFDALAETGVDTPVDAPASHSAVVILSSGTTGTPKGAKRSIDREKAKASMQANLAVLTRIPVRSGAATLISAPLFHTWGFTNLLVASMMAAPMVLRERFDPADAVETMAREQVRTFVAVPAMLQRILDLPEERLRGHDTSSLEVVALSGSALPGGLATRWMDVFGDNIYSLYGSTEVAAVAIADPGDLRVAPDTAGPPLPGIDVRLLDEDGDEVPHGETGRIFVRSGMLFDGYTSGGSKAVVDGYMSTGDLGHFDDDGRLYVDGREDDMIVSGGENVYPQEVEEVILEHETISDAVVFGVPDDEFGQRLVAVVVAASGADPTEADIKDWVRSNLARYKVPREVRFRDELPRNPTGKLLRRVLIDEEG
- a CDS encoding DUF983 domain-containing protein: MPPLTVSRVLLRAAKRRCPVCGGGGLFPRWFTMVEHCPTCGFRFDRVEGHWIGALGINTIVSFGALLLAVVVGVAATMPDPPAGPLIAITVTVAAVTPLVFFPWSRTSWSAIDLLMRPLEPDDEVDPRYWPAPAPRRRR
- a CDS encoding AMP-binding protein, with the protein product MAIGTAVGWLAERDPDRPAVTHEGRTVTRAELDRRTNRLARAYAELGVGQDDLVTVGLPNGIEFYEACIAAWKLGATPQPISARLPVREREAIVELADPPIVVGVEPGSHGERRCLPIGFEPSQNLDDGPLPERTAAAYKAPTSGGSTGRPKIIVSGQAGVVDPEATRPFGASLDGVQLVPGPLYHNAPFVFSMSGLFTGNHLVVMTRFDPALTLELVERHRVDWMLLVPTMMHRIWRLPDDEKLDRDVSSINGILHLGAPCPPWLKQAWIDWLGPDRIWELYAGTEAQGVTTISGQEWLDHPGSVGRIREDTMKICDPDGNELAPGEVGELWMKVPEDRPTYRYIGASARHRDGWESLGDMGSIDADGYLYLADRLSDMVLSGGSNIYPAEVEAALDEHPAVSSCAVIGLPDDEMGNVVHAVVHLHPGHEGISDDELAEFLAERLVRYKIPRSFERVDAPVRDDAGKVRRSALREERL
- a CDS encoding universal stress protein, yielding MIDQVIVPLDGSEHADRALRPAIEVARRLGASVSLLRAIHPDDVEVAKTELSERRDEHEPPGCELIIDTMNGPVGAIASAIDEHPDSLVCMTTHGRSGLTRALLGSVAEEALREVDVPFLLVGPGYVPGTGLGSCVIVPVDGSQRSQAVLPVAADWSTRLEVPLWVVTVVDPAKVEKVKVDGGDLQEDGYVHRLAASLPATGQERDWEVLHSADPAEGITEFVEARNGGLIVMATHGRSGLARVALGSVASRVVRDHQGLSLVVRPSGLDDG
- a CDS encoding pyridoxamine 5'-phosphate oxidase family protein; protein product: MMLIDNRTGLEVLDRDECFRLLGLNGVGRIAVVDGGHPVILPVNYVVDAERVLFRTAPGTKLDSAVRTQRVAFQIDNADPMYHTGWSVLVIGRCEEITDPARRAEIEQLPLRSWAQGAKDHIVAIAAEEVSGRRVVHVAERR
- a CDS encoding Ppx/GppA phosphatase family protein, producing MTSPPSPNHPTVVAGPDEATGDADRDDPVDGRAHAAIDIGTNSVHLLVARSTADQRFEVLAQEKEVVRLGHGANDMRELSDAAIDRGIAALRRFGQLADIWAADITAVATSAVREADNHEVFIRRAREEAGIEVEIISGVEEARLIHIGVLHALPVFDQRLLVVDIGGGSTELVIGEQGRTIDARSLKLGAIRLTDRFFAGDETGPSQVAACRQYVRAFLGPAVHDLGVHGFDVAAGSSGTIETLATMAVARRGSDRPRSVSNIEFTTDELAGVIDLLVSVPTVDERAKLPGMDAKRADIIVAGAIVLEQVAAAMGVESLLVSNFALREGVLLDRLHQVRGSSLHHLSDLRRTSVLHVAALDPDREHSEHLTELALGLFDETRDLHGLDDHHRELLEAAGLLHNVGLFINHSAHHKHSYYVIRNSEQLLGFTDHEIELIALIARYHRKSAPKPKHPEWAGLDDADRPAVSVLAGLLRVAIGLDRSHSLVIRDVSADVDPDTGTLRIVAIPVDESDPSLEIYSANERAELLAGSLDLDVEVVLAGS
- a CDS encoding MBL fold metallo-hydrolase, which produces MAVPFDRDFSVDYGRVDQVSPLIRRVVAENPGPFTFTGTGTYIVGHRNVAVIDPGPDQPAHIEALQRALDGESVTHILITHTHGDHSPAAAALRELTRAPTYGFGPHPEADRRRDTADGDPPQEERSDLDFVPDVVTTDGAIIEGDGWTIEALHTPGHISNHLCFALAEERALFTGDHVMGWSTSVIPSPDGDLGDYLTNLGRLLDRDDEIYWPTHGPPITEPKPFVRALIAHREERTRQILERLAAGDDHIDDIVAVLYADVDEKLHPAAARSVLAHLVHLVSTGRVEADGTPLTVDRRWRLREDAR
- a CDS encoding LysM domain-containing protein; translated protein: MRLHPSNALHVRGSALRVVAALAALAAPTLLVGGLAGCGEFQPIEYTRASTTTIDPAEDPSDPAVVGDEPPEMRSARYTVEPGDSLSSIATELGVNIDVLMAVNNITDPNALEAGVILRVPGPNDTAPAPWQQEEQGTR